GGGGCATCCGTCATCGCCCTGCTGCTGACCCTGGCCGTCACGCTCCGGCGCCCCGACCGCTCACCGGGGCGCTACCAGGTGTTCGCCGGTGATCAACTCGCGCTCGAGCTTCGAGAAGAGAGCGGCATCCTGGTCAGCACGTCGTCGCCGCCGCCGTTGCCCGGCACTGCGCCGGTGACGCACCCCTTCGCGACCGCGGTCTTCCGGATGGCTGAGAAACGGTGCGCTCAGCGCGAGCATCGCCAACACGAGCGTTGCCGCGCAGGCGATCTGGAAGCGAGCACAGCTGACGGAAGCCGAGTTCCAGTCTCTGACCGGTGCGTACCGAGACGTCGGTCTCGAGTTCTGACCAGTGCGTCGCGGCGTTCGGGGACCTCGATACGATCGCACGTATGACTCCGGGTGCGACGAACTGATGCTGGACACCGAGACGACGCGGTTCGTCGACGCGGCGACGGCGCTGCCTGCGGCGGCCCTCGACGTGGCGTTCGAACGCCAGGTCGATCTGTGGACTGAGGGCGGCAAGGAGGCGAGCGATGCGGCGGGTCCATCCGCGAGCGCGAACTCCGAGCTCGATCATCGGATTCGAGCAGCGCTCCTTCCCCGTGCCGACGAACTCGACGAACACCTCTTCGGACTCCACTCGGATGCCCGGGCGGTGATCTCCACGGCAGCGCGAGCGATCGTGACGCGCCGGCGGCTGACCGCCGAGCAGTTCACGGTACTCGTCACCCCGTTCGTCGAACTCGGCTTCGACATTCCTGCTCACACGGGCTGAGCGAACGCACTGCCTTTCCCGGTTCGATGACGACGGTGAGCCCGTCAACATGCCGAAACGCCCGCGAACGGACAGGCGAACGAACGAACGAAAGGACCGACGGTGCAGTGACCCTCGATCTCAGCGAGTCCTCGCGACAGATCGGTTCG
The DNA window shown above is from Agromyces cerinus and carries:
- a CDS encoding DUF6121 family protein, giving the protein MDPRRTAWIVAAFAAALDLALVVCAYGFVSLFTGVEVVVDLEAGLFVAPAAIGASVIALLLTLAVTLRRPDRSPGRYQVFAGDQLALELREESGILVSTSSPPPLPGTAPVTHPFATAVFRMAEKRCAQREHRQHERCRAGDLEASTADGSRVPVSDRCVPRRRSRVLTSASRRSGTSIRSHV